A genomic region of Flexivirga oryzae contains the following coding sequences:
- a CDS encoding DNA primase family protein — protein MTETFEPKFPTDTEMGEEHSGQVRMAYRVARYFNGTLLHVHGIGWHHWTGKRWEVDDGEAHARRAVLQILRDALAESLGDKQLRADVKACESAAGISGVLQIASALVEFAVTVRDMDADPYLLNCDNGTLDLRTRQLREHDPADRLSKITTAAYRPDADLAVWSGFLQTVLPDEPERAYLQRIIGQGVAGLVREHLFPVLIGAGANGKGTCYGAICFAMGDYATVINPDILMVKDRGGIGGPELMMLRGARLVVGSETDEGRKLDEALMKRLTGGDELTARNLYQPPVTWSPTHQLLYVTNHEPKVKGNDPATWRRIRVVPFEVIVPAEQRDPGLPDQLKLHADAVLSWAIEGYFDYLDGGGMREPETVLRATDGYQRRSDPVARFVADDEYVTRPDDHGARASTRELYSAWQRFALADGAEPMSEKAFSGELERLGFEKKTIGGRRVWPGLGIVSAPSGEGW, from the coding sequence ATGACCGAGACCTTCGAGCCGAAGTTCCCTACCGATACCGAGATGGGTGAGGAACACTCCGGACAGGTCCGTATGGCCTACCGGGTCGCCCGCTACTTCAACGGCACGTTGCTGCACGTTCACGGCATCGGCTGGCACCACTGGACCGGCAAACGGTGGGAGGTTGACGACGGCGAGGCGCACGCCCGTCGCGCCGTGCTGCAGATCCTGCGCGACGCGCTGGCCGAGTCGCTCGGTGACAAGCAACTGCGGGCCGACGTGAAGGCGTGCGAGTCCGCGGCCGGCATCTCCGGCGTGCTGCAGATCGCTTCCGCGCTGGTCGAATTCGCGGTGACAGTCCGGGACATGGACGCCGACCCGTACTTGCTGAACTGTGACAACGGAACGTTGGATCTGCGGACCCGGCAGTTGCGCGAGCACGACCCGGCCGACCGGTTGAGCAAGATCACCACGGCCGCGTATCGACCGGATGCCGACCTGGCAGTGTGGTCGGGCTTCCTGCAGACGGTGCTGCCCGACGAGCCAGAGCGAGCGTATCTGCAACGCATCATCGGCCAGGGCGTCGCCGGCCTCGTCCGCGAGCACTTGTTCCCCGTGCTGATCGGCGCGGGTGCGAACGGCAAGGGCACCTGCTATGGGGCGATCTGCTTCGCGATGGGCGACTACGCCACCGTGATCAATCCGGACATCCTTATGGTGAAGGACCGCGGTGGAATCGGCGGCCCGGAACTGATGATGCTGCGCGGTGCTCGCCTGGTCGTCGGTTCGGAGACCGACGAGGGCCGCAAGCTCGACGAAGCCCTGATGAAGCGGTTGACCGGCGGCGACGAGCTGACCGCGCGCAACCTCTACCAGCCACCGGTCACCTGGTCGCCAACGCATCAGCTGCTCTACGTCACCAACCACGAGCCCAAGGTGAAGGGCAACGACCCGGCAACGTGGCGGCGCATCCGCGTCGTGCCGTTTGAGGTCATCGTTCCTGCCGAGCAGCGCGATCCAGGGCTACCGGACCAGCTGAAGCTACACGCTGACGCGGTCCTGTCGTGGGCGATCGAGGGCTACTTCGATTACCTCGACGGCGGTGGGATGCGTGAGCCCGAGACGGTGCTGCGCGCAACGGACGGGTATCAGCGGCGATCCGACCCGGTCGCACGGTTCGTGGCTGATGACGAGTACGTCACCCGGCCGGACGATCACGGCGCGCGAGCGTCGACCCGCGAACTCTATTCGGCGTGGCAAAGATTCGCCCTGGCGGATGGTGCAGAGCCGATGAGTGAGAAGGCATTCAGCGGCGAGCTGGAACGACTCGGATTCGAGAAGAAGACGATCGGCGGACGGCGCGTATGGCCCGGCCTGGGCATCGTGTCGGCCCCGTCTGGTGAGGGCTGGTGA
- a CDS encoding GNAT family N-acetyltransferase, protein MSDEITVSDNPGLHRYEARIGGVLAGFSVYELSEGRITFVHTEVDTKFEGKGVGSAIARFALDDVRSQGERSVVPLCPFIKAWIGKHPEYQSLVQQD, encoded by the coding sequence ATGAGCGACGAGATCACAGTGAGCGACAACCCCGGTCTGCACCGCTACGAGGCCCGGATCGGTGGTGTGCTCGCGGGCTTCTCCGTCTACGAGCTGTCCGAGGGACGAATCACGTTCGTGCACACCGAGGTCGACACGAAGTTCGAGGGCAAAGGTGTCGGTTCCGCGATTGCGCGTTTCGCGCTCGACGATGTGCGGTCCCAGGGCGAGCGCTCCGTCGTCCCGCTCTGCCCGTTCATCAAGGCCTGGATCGGCAAGCACCCCGAATACCAGTCGTTGGTGCAGCAGGACTGA
- a CDS encoding ferritin has protein sequence MKMSAALEEKFNAQITLEFESSMVYRQLAIEMEDQDLPGIAAWLRHQADEEVMHANKFIDHLSARDNHPLIGAIAAPKVSVTTVLDVFEAAFAHEQKVSEAIRELYKATEQEGDLDSRPLLLWFLAEQVEEESTVDELVNRLKLINNDGPGLLRLDEDLAQRPTTTTENTAAK, from the coding sequence ATGAAGATGAGCGCCGCCCTTGAAGAGAAGTTCAACGCGCAGATCACCCTCGAGTTCGAGTCGTCGATGGTCTACCGCCAGCTCGCGATCGAGATGGAGGACCAGGACCTGCCCGGCATCGCTGCCTGGCTGCGACACCAGGCGGACGAAGAGGTCATGCACGCCAACAAGTTCATCGATCACCTCAGCGCTCGCGACAACCACCCGCTGATCGGCGCCATCGCCGCGCCGAAGGTCAGTGTCACGACCGTGCTCGATGTCTTCGAGGCCGCGTTCGCCCACGAGCAGAAGGTGTCCGAGGCGATCCGGGAGCTCTACAAGGCGACGGAGCAGGAGGGCGATCTCGACTCACGACCACTGCTGCTGTGGTTCCTCGCCGAGCAGGTCGAGGAGGAGTCGACGGTCGACGAGCTCGTCAACCGGCTCAAGCTGATCAACAACGACGGTCCGGGCCTGCTGCGCCTCGACGAGGACCTTGCCCAGCGTCCGACCACGACCACGGAGAACACCGCAGCGAAGTGA
- a CDS encoding recombinase family protein, with the protein MSGTTDIYARLSLDRAGDELGVQRQVAACRKFAAEHGWTVRKVLVDNDTSATSGKVRPAFEELLKSDPERMVVWHVDRLVRLTPDLERIIKLGVNVHAVTAGHLDLSNPAGRAVARTVTAWATYEGEQKALRQRAKNDQLAETGKPYKCQRAFGFERDGMTIRDTEAAELRKAADGVLAGRSLNALSKDLNQRGIRTATGKTWRTTTLKAALLSPRNAGLRRHRGQVIGPAAWPAILDETTATALRAILTDPSRSKRGPDRRYLLSGVMTCGKCSGPVVGAFVKDGNKGETYRCQKIHVTRKAAPIDEYVLGLVARRLAEPDAADLFAAADHGDELAELRDELTGARSRLDGLAEAFAAGDIDRQALAAGSRRLRDRIATLEAMVGALAVNPAVSEVASAEDAAEALAALPQDQQRQVIDALLTIKLMPIGRRGADVWEGLDIEWKGSK; encoded by the coding sequence GTGAGCGGGACAACAGATATCTACGCGCGGCTGAGTTTGGACCGCGCCGGCGACGAACTGGGCGTGCAACGACAGGTTGCGGCCTGTCGGAAGTTCGCCGCCGAGCATGGCTGGACCGTGCGGAAAGTGTTGGTGGACAACGACACCAGCGCCACGAGCGGAAAGGTCCGACCTGCGTTCGAGGAGCTGTTGAAGTCAGACCCCGAGCGCATGGTCGTCTGGCACGTCGACCGCCTCGTGCGACTGACCCCCGACTTGGAGCGCATCATCAAGCTGGGCGTCAACGTCCACGCGGTGACCGCCGGACACCTGGACCTGTCCAACCCCGCGGGTCGCGCAGTGGCCCGCACTGTGACCGCGTGGGCCACATATGAGGGCGAGCAGAAGGCGCTGCGGCAGCGCGCGAAGAACGACCAGCTGGCCGAGACTGGCAAGCCCTACAAGTGTCAGCGCGCGTTTGGATTCGAGCGAGACGGCATGACGATCCGCGACACTGAGGCTGCCGAATTGCGCAAGGCCGCTGACGGGGTGCTCGCGGGTCGGTCGCTCAATGCGCTGTCCAAGGATCTGAACCAGCGCGGCATCCGCACGGCAACCGGGAAGACGTGGCGCACAACGACACTCAAGGCCGCGCTGTTGTCCCCACGGAACGCCGGTCTACGCCGCCACCGTGGGCAGGTGATCGGCCCGGCCGCGTGGCCCGCGATCCTCGATGAGACGACGGCGACAGCCTTGAGGGCGATCCTGACCGACCCGTCACGGTCCAAGCGCGGACCTGACCGGCGTTACCTGCTATCAGGTGTGATGACGTGCGGGAAGTGCAGCGGCCCCGTCGTGGGCGCGTTCGTGAAGGACGGCAACAAGGGCGAGACCTACCGGTGCCAGAAGATCCACGTCACGCGCAAGGCGGCACCGATCGATGAGTATGTGCTCGGTCTTGTCGCGCGTCGTCTCGCCGAGCCGGATGCTGCGGACCTGTTCGCCGCCGCAGATCACGGTGACGAGCTGGCCGAGCTGCGGGACGAACTCACCGGCGCTCGGTCACGCCTCGATGGTCTGGCCGAGGCATTCGCGGCCGGGGATATCGACCGGCAGGCGCTCGCCGCCGGAAGCCGCCGCCTACGGGATCGCATCGCCACGCTGGAGGCGATGGTGGGCGCGCTCGCGGTGAATCCTGCAGTGTCAGAAGTTGCCAGTGCCGAGGACGCCGCGGAGGCACTCGCAGCACTGCCGCAGGACCAGCAGCGGCAGGTCATCGACGCGTTGCTGACGATCAAGCTCATGCCGATCGGCCGACGCGGTGCTGACGTATGGGAAGGGCTGGACATCGAGTGGAAGGGGTCGAAGTGA
- a CDS encoding GNAT family N-acetyltransferase: MAITIDGYRVEPLCSATWNAFEDLAARHNGVFGGCWCTWFQRPNDEQSRETLGNQEFKKQQVEEGKAHAALVFDGDEAIAWCQYGTVEELPNIRHRKEWETGLEHRPDYRLTCHFVDRRYRRKGLAAVAVRGALQLIAEQGGGLVESYPHDLPEGKKMSASFLYSSTRTMYERLGFTYQRRKGTLNCVMTKTVAPA, from the coding sequence ATGGCGATCACGATCGACGGCTACCGCGTCGAGCCGCTGTGCTCGGCGACCTGGAACGCGTTCGAGGACCTGGCCGCGCGCCACAACGGCGTGTTCGGCGGCTGCTGGTGCACCTGGTTCCAGCGACCGAACGACGAGCAGTCCCGGGAGACGCTGGGCAATCAGGAGTTCAAGAAGCAGCAGGTCGAGGAGGGCAAAGCACATGCGGCGCTGGTCTTCGATGGCGACGAGGCGATCGCCTGGTGTCAGTACGGGACCGTCGAGGAGTTGCCCAACATCCGGCACCGCAAGGAGTGGGAGACCGGTCTCGAGCACCGCCCCGACTACCGATTGACCTGTCACTTCGTGGACCGGAGATACCGTCGAAAAGGGTTGGCAGCAGTTGCTGTTCGCGGAGCACTACAGCTGATCGCCGAGCAGGGCGGCGGGCTGGTGGAGTCCTACCCGCATGATCTGCCCGAGGGGAAGAAGATGTCCGCTTCCTTCCTCTACAGCTCGACCCGGACGATGTACGAGCGCCTAGGTTTCACCTACCAGCGCCGGAAGGGCACCCTCAACTGCGTCATGACCAAGACCGTCGCCCCGGCGTGA
- a CDS encoding alpha/beta fold hydrolase translates to MIGPAAWRSFSRGPVRLAYAEAGAGDHPVVLLHGLAGTAQEWSATMRALSGSHRVVALEQRGHGHSTRMPQDVTRAAHVEDVVALIERLGGGPVTLVGQSTGGHTAMLVAAENPDLVSRLVMVEAGVGGGGDAALAPVERWLRSWPESFPDRDAFIDFFGGSPGAGDAWADGLQFDAGGLAPCWDADVLVETLRAVLVLPRWRAWESVSVPTYLVVAERSAIPSEQVERMLRREQVEHVTISGAGHDLHLDQPRAWLETLNGLLP, encoded by the coding sequence GTGATCGGACCTGCTGCCTGGCGCTCCTTCTCGCGCGGTCCGGTCCGGTTGGCGTATGCCGAGGCCGGTGCGGGCGATCACCCCGTCGTGCTGCTGCACGGTCTCGCGGGCACCGCACAGGAGTGGTCGGCGACGATGCGCGCGCTGAGCGGGTCGCACCGGGTCGTCGCCCTCGAGCAGCGTGGCCACGGGCATTCGACCCGGATGCCGCAGGACGTGACCCGAGCCGCCCACGTCGAGGACGTCGTGGCGCTGATCGAGCGGCTCGGCGGGGGACCGGTGACGCTCGTCGGGCAGTCGACGGGTGGTCACACCGCGATGCTCGTTGCAGCCGAAAACCCTGATCTGGTCAGCAGATTGGTGATGGTTGAGGCGGGCGTCGGTGGCGGCGGTGATGCTGCACTCGCACCGGTGGAGCGCTGGTTGCGCAGCTGGCCGGAGTCCTTCCCGGACCGGGACGCGTTCATCGACTTCTTCGGCGGCAGCCCGGGTGCGGGTGACGCGTGGGCGGACGGGTTGCAGTTCGACGCCGGCGGGCTGGCGCCCTGTTGGGACGCCGACGTGCTGGTCGAGACGCTGCGCGCGGTCCTCGTGCTACCCCGCTGGCGCGCTTGGGAGAGCGTCAGCGTCCCGACATACCTGGTGGTCGCGGAGCGCAGCGCCATACCCTCGGAGCAGGTGGAACGCATGCTCCGGCGCGAGCAGGTCGAACATGTGACGATCTCCGGCGCCGGCCACGACCTGCACCTGGACCAGCCACGAGCGTGGCTGGAGACGCTGAACGGGTTGCTCCCCTGA